One part of the Halopenitus persicus genome encodes these proteins:
- a CDS encoding type 1 glutamine amidotransferase — protein MILVLDDEVNPEYRYLGPEIAEFTPDSEYHVYAEDPETPPLSAFDGVIVSGSTASVYEDGYPWFETQMDLVRRCLEESIPLLGVCFGHQLVNYALGGDVVEDRRRATFVEMRTLDADDPILEGVNPIVPVLHSDLVVEPGEGMEPIAETEYNDYFCTRHTDAPIWTVQFHPEFTERVRDRPSDWEDGDHTFAECNATRVLENFAAYCES, from the coding sequence GACGAAGTGAACCCGGAGTATCGGTATCTCGGCCCGGAGATCGCCGAGTTCACCCCCGACAGCGAGTACCACGTCTACGCCGAGGACCCCGAGACGCCCCCGCTCTCGGCGTTCGACGGCGTGATCGTGAGCGGCAGCACCGCGAGCGTCTACGAGGACGGCTACCCGTGGTTCGAGACGCAGATGGACCTGGTGCGGCGCTGTCTCGAGGAATCGATCCCGCTTCTGGGCGTCTGTTTCGGCCACCAGCTTGTCAACTACGCGCTCGGCGGCGACGTGGTCGAGGACCGCCGTCGGGCGACCTTCGTCGAGATGCGCACGCTCGACGCGGACGATCCGATCCTGGAGGGCGTGAACCCGATCGTTCCCGTCCTCCACTCCGACCTCGTCGTCGAGCCCGGCGAGGGGATGGAGCCGATCGCCGAGACCGAGTACAACGACTACTTCTGCACCCGGCACACCGACGCGCCGATCTGGACGGTGCAGTTCCACCCGGAGTTCACCGAGCGCGTGCGTGACCGGCCAAGCGACTGGGAGGACGGCGACCACACCTTCGCGGAGTGTAACGCTACGCGGGTGCTGGAGAACTTCGCCGCGTACTGCGAATCGTAG
- a CDS encoding aminotransferase family protein, protein MSSDQTARQLAHDPDWIPHWYDPDGDSAPITDGEGARIIDDEGESYLDFIASLYCVNAGHDNQAIIDAVKEQLDHIPYVSSGKENDTRTELARRLAEVSPDPLTDVVFSVSGSEANELAVQYAREYRDAPKVLTRWQSYHGSTYGTAALTADPSTRNTVSSHAAVTGSGKFLPPLPSVFDAEGEELAEQAANHVEYVIRNEGPDSVAAILMEPVAGSSGAYPAPEGYFERLREICDEYGILLIADEVIAGFGRCGEMFAMQDEGVDPDMISFAKGVTSAYVPLAGVLMRKEIADEIREDGTEVGQTFAGHPLGCAAGLAAIDEYESHLIENGREMGALLEDGLHDLVERYDEISHVHGKGLLWGIVVENPETGEEFANSWVDDGDVDNPVSEIVGEAKDRGVLVGLGRPDYQITLSPPLCIDEDDVQEALDALDESFAAVFE, encoded by the coding sequence ATGAGCTCCGATCAAACCGCACGACAGTTGGCTCACGATCCAGATTGGATCCCCCACTGGTACGATCCGGACGGCGACAGCGCCCCGATAACCGACGGCGAGGGCGCGCGCATCATCGACGACGAGGGCGAGTCGTACCTCGATTTCATCGCCTCGCTCTACTGCGTCAACGCCGGCCACGACAACCAGGCGATCATCGACGCGGTCAAAGAGCAACTCGACCACATTCCGTACGTCTCCTCGGGCAAGGAGAACGACACGCGGACGGAGCTTGCCCGCCGGCTGGCGGAGGTCTCCCCGGACCCGCTCACCGACGTCGTCTTCTCGGTGTCGGGCAGCGAGGCGAACGAGCTGGCCGTCCAGTACGCCCGCGAGTACCGCGACGCCCCGAAGGTCCTGACCCGGTGGCAGTCCTACCACGGCAGCACCTACGGGACCGCCGCTCTGACCGCCGACCCGAGCACGCGAAACACCGTCAGCTCCCACGCCGCCGTGACCGGCTCGGGCAAGTTCCTGCCGCCCCTCCCGTCGGTCTTCGACGCCGAGGGCGAGGAGCTCGCCGAGCAGGCGGCCAACCACGTCGAGTACGTCATCCGCAACGAGGGCCCCGACTCCGTGGCCGCGATCCTGATGGAGCCGGTGGCCGGCTCCAGCGGCGCCTACCCAGCCCCGGAGGGGTACTTCGAGCGTCTGCGGGAGATCTGTGATGAATACGGGATCCTGCTCATCGCCGACGAGGTGATCGCGGGATTCGGTCGCTGCGGGGAGATGTTCGCGATGCAGGACGAGGGCGTCGACCCGGACATGATCTCGTTCGCGAAGGGCGTCACGAGCGCGTACGTCCCCCTCGCCGGCGTCCTGATGCGCAAGGAGATCGCCGACGAGATCCGCGAGGACGGCACCGAGGTCGGACAGACCTTCGCGGGGCACCCGCTTGGCTGTGCCGCCGGGCTCGCGGCGATCGACGAGTACGAGAGCCACCTCATCGAGAACGGCCGGGAGATGGGTGCGCTGTTGGAGGACGGCCTCCACGACCTCGTCGAGCGGTACGACGAGATCTCGCACGTCCACGGCAAGGGGCTCCTGTGGGGCATCGTGGTCGAGAACCCCGAGACCGGCGAGGAGTTCGCGAACTCCTGGGTCGACGACGGCGACGTCGACAACCCCGTCAGCGAGATCGTCGGCGAGGCAAAGGACCGCGGCGTCCTCGTCGGGCTCGGTCGTCCCGACTACCAGATCACCCTCTCCCCGCCGCTGTGCATCGACGAGGACGACGTCCAGGAGGCGCTCGACGCGCTCGACGAGTCGTTCGCGGCCGTCTTCGAATAG
- a CDS encoding ornithine cyclodeaminase family protein has translation MSVLLLSSEDVETYARMTDVIPAVEEAFAAYERGSVQMPAKSYVELERYNGDFRSMPAYMDAGDWDAAGIKWVNVHPDNPKEHGLPTVMGTMIYSDPETALPLSIMDGTMLTMQRTGAAAAVATDHLAVEDASTLGIVGAGIQSYTQVEAIAEVRPITEIVISDLDEERVRRFIDHFSGEFDVREGSIAEAASCDVLSTVTPVRDPIVSLADVGDHTHINAMGADAAGKQELETAVLSAAKLTIDDHDQTTHSGEINVPYGRGEITDPDIYAEIGEIVTGTKAGRTDDDGITVFDSTGLAIQDVAAARVTYEAANDADAGTAFDLIDTS, from the coding sequence ATGTCCGTCCTGTTGCTGTCCAGCGAGGACGTCGAAACGTACGCCCGGATGACCGACGTCATCCCCGCCGTCGAGGAGGCCTTCGCGGCCTACGAGCGCGGCAGCGTCCAGATGCCGGCCAAGTCCTACGTCGAGCTGGAACGGTACAACGGCGACTTCCGGTCGATGCCGGCGTATATGGACGCCGGCGACTGGGACGCCGCCGGGATCAAGTGGGTCAACGTCCATCCCGACAACCCCAAGGAGCACGGTCTTCCCACGGTGATGGGGACGATGATCTACTCGGACCCGGAGACGGCGCTCCCGCTGTCGATCATGGACGGGACGATGCTGACGATGCAGCGTACCGGCGCCGCGGCGGCGGTCGCGACAGACCACCTGGCGGTCGAGGACGCGTCGACGCTCGGCATCGTTGGCGCAGGAATCCAGTCGTACACGCAGGTCGAGGCCATTGCCGAGGTGCGGCCGATCACCGAGATCGTCATCAGCGACCTCGACGAGGAGCGCGTCCGGCGCTTCATCGACCACTTCTCCGGCGAGTTCGACGTCCGCGAGGGGTCGATCGCCGAGGCCGCCTCCTGTGACGTCCTCTCGACGGTCACGCCGGTCCGCGACCCGATCGTGAGCCTCGCGGACGTGGGCGATCACACCCACATCAACGCGATGGGCGCCGACGCCGCCGGCAAACAGGAGCTCGAGACGGCGGTGCTTTCGGCCGCGAAGCTCACGATCGACGACCACGACCAGACCACCCACTCGGGGGAGATCAACGTCCCGTACGGACGCGGGGAGATCACGGACCCCGACATCTACGCGGAGATCGGCGAGATCGTCACCGGCACGAAAGCCGGCCGGACCGACGACGACGGGATCACGGTCTTCGACTCCACCGGCCTGGCGATCCAGGACGTCGCCGCCGCGCGCGTCACCTACGAGGCGGCCAACGACGCGGACGCAGGGACGGCGTTCGACCTGATCGACACGTCCTGA